In Legionella beliardensis, the following are encoded in one genomic region:
- a CDS encoding tetratricopeptide repeat protein → MCIKKIFGGALILFNVMIFAAEQKETIPAGDLTEYQGRLQRTVSIYLAELLNQPNNADLWFKVAKIEYELKNWPLAINALQHALEIQPQNSEIHKFLSQIYAELNQPKKALAEINEAVKYNPSNYEYLMTQGLLENWNKNPEQALESYQRALYLIKDKKPDLQLRLLREIASLQNQLHNPQAAITMLQQAIALAPQNAALYRELAQSYAGANNPQQALESINSALKIEPNNIQFLEVKAMYASWLKDFALAKEIYQNILKSDPKNIGLWLKVAKIEYELKNWSLAIEALQHALEIQPQNSEIHKFLSQIYAELNQPKKALAEINEAVKYNPSNYEYLMTQGLLENWNKNPEQALESYQRALYLIRGKNTDLQLRLLREIASLQNQLHNPQAAITMLQQAVALAPQNAALYRELAQSYAGANNPQQALESINSALKIEPNNIQFLEVKAMYASWLKDYALAKEVYQNILKLDPRNKVAINGIANINNTVYLPPINIVKPKSRYDSLIDLANNYAVKRQYSAAAQVIKQAIQLKPRNAALYKQLATIYATAKDAKNAYLAITEAVRYAPFNISYWRDRAKIAAWAEEKAATQESYEQILKLKPNDEDAMLQLAHTLAWRGFTDEAIENYRALLSLYPQNKEGWLQYAEVSSWVEGYPISFDALAHYQRLGGEPKKYLEVKARLLALSGYYESSLAINDLLLTTNPNSTYLLSTEVTALLKGLQVNRAVATLDKALQIAPTDPALQGLKNIVLTPLRSNINLGFNYTGATDTTNIYHIPTLNVQYFLKPSTSIQLQGIYEYATADKDSGLNPINGGTSIGDESLMVGLSHQFASLFNLTGLVGGLNVDGEDQHLIYDILFNTNLDERTVLTVESLRNLYRPYLVPQSPRLISLQIMENRIGMTLQWQPYIQKYLNIVLSHSDLSDYNGYWHYNIWPKMRVYSSQYWQVNLGINADDWRYKRRTNSGYFSPLHFQGYEGTIELYHGFTENIGMSLSGGFGMQKDETFPRFFYEEDLAAQLFLGIFTDWQLKISGAYTLRENPIGAYQSWYSGLIITRRL, encoded by the coding sequence AAGAGACTATACCCGCTGGAGATTTGACTGAGTATCAGGGTAGGTTACAACGTACGGTATCTATATATCTAGCTGAATTATTAAATCAACCTAATAATGCTGATTTATGGTTTAAAGTAGCCAAAATTGAGTATGAATTGAAAAATTGGCCCTTGGCTATTAATGCCTTACAGCATGCGCTAGAAATACAACCACAAAATTCTGAAATACATAAATTTTTATCGCAAATTTATGCCGAATTAAATCAACCCAAAAAAGCTTTAGCTGAAATCAATGAGGCAGTTAAATATAATCCATCTAATTATGAATACCTGATGACGCAAGGTTTATTAGAAAATTGGAATAAAAACCCAGAGCAAGCGTTAGAAAGCTATCAGCGGGCATTATATTTAATCAAAGATAAAAAACCCGATTTGCAATTGCGTTTATTGCGTGAAATAGCCTCTTTGCAAAATCAGCTTCATAATCCCCAGGCTGCTATTACCATGTTGCAGCAAGCGATTGCACTTGCCCCTCAAAATGCGGCTTTGTATCGTGAACTTGCGCAATCATATGCTGGGGCCAATAATCCTCAGCAAGCTCTGGAAAGTATTAACAGCGCACTAAAAATAGAGCCTAATAATATCCAATTTTTGGAAGTGAAAGCTATGTATGCATCATGGCTTAAAGATTTTGCATTAGCAAAAGAAATTTATCAGAATATCTTAAAATCAGATCCAAAAAATATTGGCTTATGGCTTAAAGTAGCCAAGATTGAATATGAATTGAAAAATTGGTCTTTGGCTATTGAGGCCTTACAGCATGCGCTAGAAATACAACCACAAAATTCTGAAATACATAAATTTTTATCGCAAATTTATGCCGAATTAAATCAACCCAAAAAAGCTTTAGCTGAAATCAATGAGGCAGTTAAATATAATCCATCTAATTATGAATACCTGATGACGCAAGGTTTATTAGAAAATTGGAACAAAAACCCAGAGCAAGCGTTAGAAAGCTATCAGCGGGCATTGTATTTAATCAGAGGAAAGAACACCGATTTGCAATTGCGTTTATTGCGTGAAATAGCTTCTTTGCAAAATCAGCTTCATAATCCCCAGGCTGCTATTACCATGTTGCAGCAAGCCGTTGCACTTGCCCCTCAAAATGCGGCTTTGTATCGTGAACTTGCGCAATCATATGCTGGGGCCAATAATCCTCAGCAAGCTCTGGAAAGTATTAACAGCGCACTAAAAATAGAGCCTAATAATATCCAATTTTTGGAAGTGAAAGCTATGTATGCATCATGGCTTAAAGATTATGCATTAGCAAAAGAAGTTTATCAGAATATCTTAAAATTAGATCCAAGAAACAAGGTTGCTATAAACGGTATTGCTAATATAAATAATACAGTTTACTTACCGCCTATTAATATTGTTAAACCTAAAAGCCGTTATGATAGCCTGATTGATTTAGCCAACAATTATGCTGTAAAACGTCAATATAGTGCTGCTGCTCAGGTAATAAAACAAGCAATTCAGCTTAAACCAAGAAATGCTGCATTATATAAGCAGCTTGCAACTATTTATGCGACAGCAAAGGACGCTAAAAATGCATATCTGGCTATAACTGAAGCAGTACGATATGCGCCATTCAATATATCCTATTGGCGAGATAGGGCTAAAATTGCAGCATGGGCAGAAGAAAAAGCAGCAACACAAGAAAGTTATGAGCAAATTCTTAAGCTAAAGCCAAATGATGAAGACGCAATGCTTCAATTAGCGCATACTCTGGCCTGGCGAGGTTTTACTGATGAGGCAATAGAAAATTACAGGGCCTTACTTAGCTTATATCCGCAAAATAAAGAAGGATGGCTCCAATATGCTGAGGTATCGTCTTGGGTTGAAGGTTATCCCATATCATTTGATGCGCTCGCTCATTATCAAAGATTAGGAGGAGAGCCTAAAAAATATTTAGAAGTCAAAGCTAGACTACTTGCCTTAAGTGGTTATTATGAATCTTCACTGGCTATCAATGATTTGTTACTAACGACTAATCCAAATTCTACTTATCTCTTATCCACTGAAGTGACTGCCCTGTTAAAGGGCTTGCAAGTTAATCGTGCTGTAGCAACACTTGATAAAGCTCTGCAAATTGCTCCTACAGACCCTGCTTTACAAGGGCTCAAAAATATTGTTTTAACTCCCTTACGTAGCAACATTAATTTGGGTTTTAATTATACAGGAGCAACAGATACTACTAACATTTATCATATTCCAACATTAAATGTGCAATACTTTCTAAAACCTAGCACTAGTATACAGTTACAAGGTATTTATGAATATGCTACTGCAGATAAGGATAGTGGGTTAAATCCAATAAACGGAGGAACCTCGATTGGTGATGAGAGCTTAATGGTTGGTCTCTCACATCAATTTGCTTCTTTGTTCAATCTGACAGGGCTAGTAGGTGGATTAAATGTTGATGGTGAAGACCAGCATCTAATTTATGATATTTTATTCAACACCAATTTAGATGAGAGAACGGTGTTGACAGTTGAAAGTTTACGTAATCTTTATCGCCCATATCTTGTTCCTCAATCCCCACGTTTGATTTCGCTACAAATTATGGAAAACCGAATTGGCATGACCTTGCAATGGCAACCCTATATTCAAAAATATTTAAATATAGTGCTCTCACACTCCGATTTGAGTGACTATAATGGATATTGGCATTATAACATTTGGCCTAAGATGCGCGTATATTCTTCTCAGTATTGGCAGGTTAATTTAGGTATAAACGCGGATGATTGGAGATACAAGCGTAGAACGAACAGTGGTTATTTTTCTCCCCTACATTTCCAGGGCTATGAAGGAACCATTGAGTTATATCATGGTTTTACAGAAAATATTGGTATGAGCTTATCTGGAGGATTTGGCATGCAGAAAGATGAAACATTTCCTCGTTTCTTTTATGAAGAAGATTTAGCTGCGCAATTATTTCTAGGTATTTTTACCGATTGGCAATTGAAAATTAGCGGCGCTTACACACTTAGAGAAAATCCAATTGGAGCATATCAGTCCTGGTATAGCGGTTTAATTATCACTCGCAGATTATGA
- a CDS encoding methionyl-tRNA formyltransferase, giving the protein MSHYRVCFFGVKETTRLIVEYLHAHKVHIDLIISIDESVLLKNHVADYCSLAETAKRIGADFYCVKDYSLKRLNDEFFAKHTFGVGIVYGWQRLIPSSIISKFQYGIFGFHASPEALPGGRGRSPLNWGIILGKKKLYNHCFKYVTEADAGEIYSVKVFSITSHDTIMTVLYKSLLTAREEIIKLLQDIKLGPLKLQPQNGKPWFFPKRTPEDGLIDFTKDKTNTIINLVRGVSRPFPGAFCYTYDGKLIIWEAWEFDRLIDFSAWQPGQVVDVLYEMPVVRTIDGSIVIRESEGPILKSRDLLLAKQPPLP; this is encoded by the coding sequence ATGAGTCACTATCGTGTATGTTTTTTTGGAGTGAAAGAAACTACTCGATTGATAGTAGAGTATCTGCATGCGCACAAGGTTCATATTGATCTTATTATTAGTATTGATGAATCAGTGTTATTAAAAAATCATGTGGCAGACTATTGCTCTCTTGCAGAAACTGCAAAACGCATTGGTGCTGACTTTTACTGCGTAAAAGATTATAGTTTGAAACGATTAAATGATGAATTCTTTGCAAAACATACGTTCGGCGTAGGTATTGTATATGGTTGGCAGCGGCTTATACCGTCGTCAATTATTAGTAAATTTCAGTATGGAATTTTTGGATTTCATGCTAGCCCAGAAGCATTGCCTGGCGGAAGAGGGCGCTCCCCACTTAATTGGGGAATTATTCTTGGTAAAAAGAAGCTGTATAACCATTGCTTCAAATACGTGACGGAAGCCGATGCTGGTGAAATTTATTCGGTAAAAGTATTTTCTATTACCTCGCATGACACAATTATGACGGTATTGTACAAATCGTTGCTAACTGCTCGAGAAGAAATTATCAAGCTATTGCAAGATATTAAATTAGGGCCATTAAAGTTGCAGCCACAAAATGGTAAGCCTTGGTTTTTTCCTAAGCGAACCCCTGAAGATGGTTTAATAGATTTTACTAAAGACAAGACAAATACAATTATTAATCTAGTGCGAGGCGTTAGCCGCCCATTTCCTGGTGCTTTTTGTTACACATATGATGGAAAACTTATAATCTGGGAAGCCTGGGAATTTGATAGATTAATTGACTTTTCAGCTTGGCAACCAGGCCAGGTAGTTGATGTATTATATGAGATGCCAGTAGTCCGTACTATTGACGGCAGTATTGTTATTCGAGAAAGTGAAGGGCCTATTCTAAAATCAAGAGATTTACTGCTTGCAAAACAGCCTCCTTTGCCTTAA
- a CDS encoding NAD-dependent epimerase/dehydratase family protein, with product MNVLITGGAGFIGSHIVEFHLSRGDTVYVIDNLSTGSLDNIKSFMSNQKFHFDESDILNSEKLIEFIRKADRIYHMAAMVGMYHLLAHPIETLITNITGCERILRIISQYNFNARVLVASSSEIYGPTHHQFLKEDDLLPFKSAAHSKWVYATSKFTDEIFSLAYARAKNMKVTVLRLFNTIGPRQNGIYGMVVPRFIEQAIKDEPITVYGTGEQTRSFCDVRDTVAALDLIACNENCAGEVLNVGQDQCVTINQIAKMIITLSNSGSDIRLVPYKEAYGQEYEDIMHRRPDLKKFYHFTQYKFRWNLQDTLLDLIQAKRKALSIEW from the coding sequence ATGAATGTATTGATCACTGGTGGTGCAGGATTTATAGGATCCCACATTGTAGAGTTTCATTTGAGCAGGGGCGATACAGTCTACGTGATAGATAATCTCAGCACTGGATCGCTTGATAATATTAAATCCTTTATGTCTAATCAAAAATTTCACTTTGACGAAAGTGATATACTCAATTCTGAAAAGCTAATCGAGTTCATTCGTAAGGCTGATCGAATTTATCACATGGCAGCTATGGTTGGTATGTATCATTTGCTAGCCCATCCTATAGAAACATTAATTACCAATATTACAGGTTGTGAGCGTATTCTGCGAATCATTAGTCAATATAATTTCAATGCAAGAGTGCTAGTTGCATCTAGTTCAGAAATTTATGGTCCTACTCATCATCAGTTTCTAAAAGAGGATGATTTATTACCTTTTAAATCTGCCGCTCACAGTAAGTGGGTCTATGCTACTAGCAAATTCACAGATGAAATTTTCTCACTTGCCTATGCTCGTGCTAAAAATATGAAAGTTACAGTATTGCGATTATTTAATACCATAGGCCCACGTCAAAATGGTATATATGGAATGGTGGTTCCTAGGTTTATTGAGCAAGCTATAAAAGATGAGCCGATTACAGTCTACGGTACGGGAGAACAAACTCGTAGTTTTTGTGACGTGAGAGATACTGTAGCAGCACTTGATTTGATTGCATGCAATGAAAATTGTGCCGGTGAAGTATTAAATGTCGGACAAGATCAGTGCGTAACCATTAATCAAATAGCAAAAATGATTATAACTTTATCTAACAGCGGTTCTGACATACGTTTAGTGCCCTATAAAGAAGCATATGGTCAGGAATATGAAGATATTATGCACCGACGTCCTGATCTGAAAAAATTTTACCACTTTACCCAATACAAATTTCGTTGGAATTTGCAAGATACCTTGCTTGATTTAATTCAGGCGAAACGTAAAGCTCTTAGTATTGAGTGGTAA